The following proteins are encoded in a genomic region of Pagrus major chromosome 16, Pma_NU_1.0:
- the LOC141010266 gene encoding cyclic GMP-AMP synthase produces MLVILLEIWRKEGPRVVEEPVSVSPELASWIKVNAKDLKIRQTDRRWAAEVVNDFRENLLKFLRSSSDQPFFQSAEFLTTGSYFEKVKIHNPDEFDMMLKLQAPSRLNMTELDAGLFYRLDFARPTRSPVQVFLLENQRTLSSSKVLTEMFRLVRKFLKTYKVPDDCCRWEVNRKRPNSPAVTLSLFRTESNSDELISVDVVPALEVHPSQGWPLAVRNGPDVDNWLGKKARQEIKGLPIYFVPKRLKGRNLSEEAKESWRISFSHVEKKIITSHGNKKTCCESNATKCCRKQCLMLLKSLIEGLKQRFPKQLEDLCSYHGKTAFLHTLSIRFNDAMWARQQLPSCFLHLLGALEDHARRGVLPHFFVPSCNLFSTAVFPKRALAFLVNALEEQRRLGLPLLKPPAPVPSMMRLMSPSADLPTEMSAEKSPTLTAVYSLDTALVNKLVVVVAVALVCVLFLCK; encoded by the exons ATGCTTGTAATTCTTTTGGAGATCTGGAGGA AGGAGGGACCCAGAGTGGTCGAGGAACCGGTCTCCGTCTCCCCGGAGCTGGCCAGCTGGATCAAAGTCAACGCCAAAGACCTGAAGATCCGGCAGACGGACCGCCGCTGGGCCGCAGAGGTGGTTAACGACTTCAGAGAGAACCTGCTGAAGTTCCTGAGGAGCAGCAGCGATCAGCCTTTCTTCCAATCAGCTGAATTCCTCACCACCGGCAGCTACTTCGAGAAAGTGAAG ATCCACAACCCCGATGAGTTCGACATGATGCTGAAGCTTCAGGCCCCGTCGCGCCTCAACATGACGGAGCTCGACGCCGGCCTCTTCTACCGCCTCGATTTTGCTCGGCCGACCCGGAGCCCCGTGCAAGTCTTTCTGCTTGAGAATCAGCGCACGCTTTCATCCAGCAAGGTCCTGACTGAGATGTTTCGCCTCGTCCGCAAGTTCCTCAAGACCTACAAAG TGCCTGACGACTGCTGTCGCTGGGAGGTGAACAGGAAGCGTCCGAACTCTCCGGCTGTGACTTTATCTCTGTTCAGGACTGAATCCAACAGTGACGAGCTGATCTCTGTGGACGTGGTTCCTGCTCTGGAG GTTCACCCCTCTCAGGGCTGGCCGCTCGCTGTCCGTAACGGCCCAGATGTGGACAACTGGCTGGGAAAGAAGGCTCGCCAAGAAATCAAAGGTTTACCCATTTACTTTGTACCGAAGAGGCTCAAAGGACGAAACCTCAGTGAGGAGGCCAAAG AGAGCTGGAGGATTTCTTTCTCTCACGTCGAGAAGAAAATCATCACGAGCCACGGCAACAAGAAAACCTGCTGTGAGAGCAACGCCACCAAATGCTGCCG TAAGCAGTGCTTGATGCTCCTCAAGTCTCTGATTGAGGGCCTGAAACAACGTTTTCCCAAACAGCTGGAGGACCTCTGCTCGTACCACGGGAAAACGGCCTTCCTCCACACCCTGTCCATCAG GTTCAACGACGCCATGTGGGCTCGTCAGCAGCTGCCTTCCTGCTTCCTGCACCTCCTCGGGGCTCTGGAGGACCACGCACGCAGAGGCGTCCTCCCTCACTTCTTCGTCCCCAGCTGCAACCTCTTCTCCACGGCCGTCTTCCCCAAGAGAGCGCTGGCTTTCCTCGTCAACGccctggaggagcagaggaggttAGGCCTGCCCCTGCTGAAGCCTCCTGCTCCTGTCCCATCGATGATGAGACTAATGAGTCCTTCAGCAGATTTACCCACAGAGATGTCTGCAGAGAAGTCACCAACACTGACTGCAGTTTACTCTCTGGACACTGCACTCGTGAATAAACTGGTCGTAGTGGTTGCTGTAGCTTTGGTTTGTGTCCTATTTCTGTGTAAGTGA